From the genome of Actinomycetes bacterium:
CCGACGAGTAGTCGGTGACCAGCACGTCGGCCGCGACCATGAGCTCCCGGGCGTCGGGCCACCCGGTGACGTCGACCACCCGGGTGCCGTCGGCCTCCGGGACGCTGTCGACCACCTTCGGGTGCGGGCGCACGAGCAGCACGTGGTCGTCGCCGAGAGCCTCCCGGGCGACGTCGAGGTCGATCTCGAGGTCCAGCAGGTAGCGCCCGGGGGCGTACTCCCGGTCCGGCCGGTGGGTCGGTGCATAGAGGACCACCCGCGCATCCGGGAAGACGCCGAGCCGGGCGCGCACGGCGGCCCGCAGCTCGTCGGCGCCGTTGCCGGCGAACAGGTCGTGCCGCGGCAGCCCGCCGGTCAGGACCGTCGCGTGGTCGCCGAAGGCCTGGTGCAGCCGGGCGCCCGCCTCGTCGCCGGTGGCCACCAGCAGGTCCCACTGCGCCGCCTCGCGGCGAACCCGGTCCTGCCAGCCGCGACCCAGCCGGCTGCCGGCCTGCTCGTCGTCGAGCCCGACGGCGGTCACCGGGCTGCCGTGCCAGGTCTGCAGCACCCGCTGGTGCCGCGGCTTGGCCATGTCGGCGACGCCGCGGTAGTCGGCGGCGACGACGTACCGCGCGCGGGCGGTGGCCTCGTACCAGTCCCTGCCGTGCCGCGCCACCGGCCGCACGCCGGCGGGAAGCGCCGCCTGCCCGTCGACGACGCTCCACAGCACCTCGAAGCCGGTGTCCCGGCGCTGCAGCTCCTCGTGCAGGGCGCGGGCGTCGTCGGCGTAGGCGCCGTCGGCGTAGCCGTCGACGAGCACCAGGTCGCGCGGCGCCTTGCGGAGGTACGCCGGGAAGTCGTCGAGCTGGAGCCGCCGCTGGCCGGCCCGCTTGGTCTCGCTGACCGGCAGCTCCGGGGGCACCACGATCGCCAGGCTGTCGAACTCCACGTCGCGGACCATCACGTCGCGACCGCCGACCCGGCGGACGGTCGGCAGCTCGTCGAGCAGGCTGCGCACGATCTTGATCCGGACCAGCGAGCCGGCCGGGCGCAGCCGGGCGTAGAGGTCCCAGGCTCCCTCGGCGAGCGGCAGCACGCCGCCGAGGGTTGTGACGGCGTGCGGCTGTATCCGTGCGCTGAACCGGTCGCCTTGGCGGGACATCGGGACGGAGTGGTGCTCCTCCCAGTCGGCATGGGTCAGGACGAGGTCGGCGTCGGCCCCCGTCGGCTCGTGGTAGCTGCCGGCGACCTCGACCCATCCGTCGTCGGTCCAGCCCACCATGTCGACGACCGGCCGGAAGTAGCGCTCCACGACCCGGGCCATCCCGGTGCGGGTCGACCGCACGACGACCTCGGCCGGGTGCGGCTCGACGATGCTCAGCCGGGGCTCGGGCATGTCGACGTCCGCCGCCAGCGGCACCCGGCGGCCCGAGCCGTCGGGCAGGATCGACGGCTCCCAGTTGATGCCGTCGGCGCGCGCCTCGGACCCGGCCGCGCTGTCGCCCACCACCCGCCCGCTCAGCACGTCGTCGAGCGGGATCCGGAAGAGGAACGGTTGGCCGTCGCGGGTGGACGGGCCGTCCGGCGCGACCGGGTAGTGCAGGGTCACCGAGCCGTCGACCCGGGCGAGGCGCACCTGGGCGACGGCGGGGTCGAAGGCCCGGCCGCTCAGCACGCCGGAGAACTCCAGCACCTTGCCGTCGACCCGGATGTCGTCGAGGTGCGCCGGCATCGTGCTGACCTGAAGCCCGAAGTGGCCGGCCTCGGTGGTCGGGATCATCCGGGCGCCGTCGACGATGTGCAGGGCCGGGCGGGTCGCCCGGCCGGGCGCGGTCCCGGCGAGCCATCGCCGGCGCATGATGCCGTGGGACCGCACCTCGACCCGCAGCCGCCACTGGCCGTCGCGGAAGCCGCGCCGCTGCCGCAGCGAGGAGACGTCGACCGAGGCCTCGAAGCCCGACCACGTGTAGTCGGTGACCCCGTCCAGCGCGACGGCCGTGACGTCGGGTCGGCTGACCTTGCGCACCTTGAGCGCGACGACGCTCTCCGGATGACCGGCCTCCTCGAGGGTGAGCCTGATCCGGGACGAGCGCTCCTTGGCCAGGTCCAGGAAGGCGATGTAGGCGAACCCGCTCAGGTGCAGCCGGTCGCCCTCCCAGTAGACGTCCTCGATCCGGGCGCGCAGCGGCAGCTCGTCGCGGTCCAGCTTGTAGACGCTGTCCGGGACGGCCAGGTGCGGCTCGCCGCGGAACGGGTAGTCGCCGTAGAACTGCCGGCCGCGTCGGATCACCGGCGTGCCCTTGATCTCGCCGGACTTCTCGAAGCGCAGCACCTCCAGCAGCTCGGGCATCAGCCGGCGGCGCACCAGGTGCCACTTGAGCCGGTCGATCGCCGGCAGGTGGTCGAAGACGTCGTCGGCGGCGCGGTCGAAGAAGTCGTTGACCAGGTCGAGGAAGAGCGAGCGGAACTCCGCGTCGGCGGCGTCGAGCTGGACCAGGAAGTACTTGAGGTCCTGCTCGGCCACGGACCGGTCGTAGCGGCGCTTGAGGTCCTTCTCACCGTGCCCGGCCATGAACCGGCTGACGCCGTCGACCGCGGCGGTGCGGTCCCGGATGGCGCGCGGCTCGGTGCGGCGCTGGGTGATGGACGTGCTGTCCCCGACCCGGGCGCGCCACAGGTAGATGGGCTGGCGCAGGACGTCGACCGAGGTCGCACTGACGTGCGCGGGCAGCGTCACGGGGATGTCCTCGTAGAGGACGCCCTCGGGCCAGCGGAAGCCGTTGTCGACGTAGAACGAGCGCCGGAACACCTTGTTCCACGCCGTGCGGTCGGCCAGCAGGGCCGGGTGCTTGGACACGTGGGTGCGCAGCCGGGTCGCGGTGAAGGCGGAGGTGACCATGCCGGCCTGGCGGGTGCCGGTCTGGGTGAGCCGGTGGTAGTTGCCGGAGGCGAAGTCGGACCCGGTCTGTTCGAGGGTGCCGACCAGCAGCTCGTAGGCGTTGCGGACCACGACGTCGTCGCTGTCGACGAACGCGATGTAGTCGCCGGTGGCGCGGTCGGCGCCGGTGTTGCGGGCGTTGCCCAGCCCGCCGTTGGGCTGCCGGACCAGCTGGAAGCGGGAGTCCCGCTCGGCGAAGGCAGCGGCGATCGACGCGCTCGAGTCGGTCGCCCCGTCGTCGACCATGAACACCTCGAGCTCGCCGAACGTCTGCTGCGCCAGCGACTCGAGGCACTCGGTGAGGTATCGCTCGACGTTGTAGATCGGGACGACGACGCTCAGGAGGGGCATGAAGGGCTCGGCTCCTACGACGATGGACGGCCTGCGCAGTCTAGGGCCGGGCCGGACCGCGCCCAGCCAGGCCGCCGTACGCTGCGCCCGTGGGTGACCTGGACGGCCCCGGCGGCCTCGACCTCGAGACAGCAGGCGTGCGCGACGTCACGTCGGCGATGGCCGCCGGGCGGGTGAGCGCCGTCGACCTGGTCCACGGCTACCTGGCCCGGATCGACGCGCTGGACCGGCGCGGTCCGGCGGTCCACGCCGTGCGCTGCCTGGCCCCGGACGCCGAGGAGCAGGCGGCCGCGCTGGACGGGGAGCGGGCGGCGGGGTCGACGCGGGGCCCGCTGCACGGCGTACCGGTCCTGGTCAAGGACAACATCGACGTGGCGGGTCTGCCGACCACGGGCGGGGCGCTCGCGCTCGAGCACTCGGTGCCGGACCGCGACGCCGACCTGGTGGGCCGGCTGCGCTCCGCCGGCGCCGTCGTCCTCGGCAAGACCAACCTCACCGAGCTGGCGAACTTCATGACCGAGGGGATGCCGAGCGGCTACTCGTCGCTCGGTGGCCAGGTGCTCAACCCCTACGACGTCAGCCGCTCACCCTGCGGGTCGAGCAGCGGGTCCGGCGCCGCCGCGGCGCTCGGCCTGGCGACCGTGACGGTCGGCACCGAGACCGACGGGTCGATCATCTGCCCCGCCGATGCGCAGAGCCTGGTCGGCGTCAAGCCGACGCTCGGCCTGGTCAGAGGTGCCGGCATCCTGCCGATCGCGACCAGCCAGGACTGCGCCGGGCCGATGACCCGGACGGTGGCGGACGCGGCGCTGGTGCTCGCCGCGATGTCCGGCCGGGACCTGGAGTCGGCCCCGGACGCGCTGCGCGGCGCCCGGCTCGTGCTGCCCCCGCCACCCGACGACCTGCACGAGGAGGAGCGCGCCCTGCTCGACGCCGCCCTGGAGCGGGTACGGGGCGCCGGCGCGACGGTCGTCGAGGTGGCCGCGCTGGCCGAGACCGACGAGATGCTCGTGCTGCACTACGAGTTCGCCCGTGACGTCGACGCCTACCTGGCCCGGCTGCCGGAGGGCGCCCCGATGCGGTCGCTGGCCGAGATCGCCCGCTGGAACGAGGACCACGCGACTGACGCCCTGAAGTACGGACAGAAGCACGTGCTCGCCGCCCTCGCGGTCGACCACGAGCGCGACCGGCCGGCCTACCTCTCGGCCCGCGCCCGGGACCGGGCGGTCGCGGGGGAGCACGGCATCGACGCTGTCCTCGACGCCCAAGGCGCCGACGCCGTGGTCGTGCCGTCCTGGCACGGCTCCGGGGTGGCCGCCCGGGCCGGCTACCCGAGCGTGGTCGTGCCGGCGGGCTACCGGGCGGGCAACCGGGCGCCGTACGGCGTCGCGCTCCTCGGCCGGGCCGGAGCGGACGCCGCGCTGCTCTCGCTCGCGCTCGCGCTGGAGGGCACCCTGGACGCCCGCCGGCCGGTCTCCCAGGTCAACCCGGCGCTGCTGCGCGGCTGACCGGCTGAGCCGCCTGAGCTGGGTGGACCATGCCGGCACCACCCGTTCGGGCAGTCCTGCGCCAAGCGCCCGTCGCCGCCTCGCCCACGCGGCTAGCGTC
Proteins encoded in this window:
- a CDS encoding CDP-glycerol glycerophosphotransferase family protein; amino-acid sequence: MPLLSVVVPIYNVERYLTECLESLAQQTFGELEVFMVDDGATDSSASIAAAFAERDSRFQLVRQPNGGLGNARNTGADRATGDYIAFVDSDDVVVRNAYELLVGTLEQTGSDFASGNYHRLTQTGTRQAGMVTSAFTATRLRTHVSKHPALLADRTAWNKVFRRSFYVDNGFRWPEGVLYEDIPVTLPAHVSATSVDVLRQPIYLWRARVGDSTSITQRRTEPRAIRDRTAAVDGVSRFMAGHGEKDLKRRYDRSVAEQDLKYFLVQLDAADAEFRSLFLDLVNDFFDRAADDVFDHLPAIDRLKWHLVRRRLMPELLEVLRFEKSGEIKGTPVIRRGRQFYGDYPFRGEPHLAVPDSVYKLDRDELPLRARIEDVYWEGDRLHLSGFAYIAFLDLAKERSSRIRLTLEEAGHPESVVALKVRKVSRPDVTAVALDGVTDYTWSGFEASVDVSSLRQRRGFRDGQWRLRVEVRSHGIMRRRWLAGTAPGRATRPALHIVDGARMIPTTEAGHFGLQVSTMPAHLDDIRVDGKVLEFSGVLSGRAFDPAVAQVRLARVDGSVTLHYPVAPDGPSTRDGQPFLFRIPLDDVLSGRVVGDSAAGSEARADGINWEPSILPDGSGRRVPLAADVDMPEPRLSIVEPHPAEVVVRSTRTGMARVVERYFRPVVDMVGWTDDGWVEVAGSYHEPTGADADLVLTHADWEEHHSVPMSRQGDRFSARIQPHAVTTLGGVLPLAEGAWDLYARLRPAGSLVRIKIVRSLLDELPTVRRVGGRDVMVRDVEFDSLAIVVPPELPVSETKRAGQRRLQLDDFPAYLRKAPRDLVLVDGYADGAYADDARALHEELQRRDTGFEVLWSVVDGQAALPAGVRPVARHGRDWYEATARARYVVAADYRGVADMAKPRHQRVLQTWHGSPVTAVGLDDEQAGSRLGRGWQDRVRREAAQWDLLVATGDEAGARLHQAFGDHATVLTGGLPRHDLFAGNGADELRAAVRARLGVFPDARVVLYAPTHRPDREYAPGRYLLDLEIDLDVAREALGDDHVLLVRPHPKVVDSVPEADGTRVVDVTGWPDARELMVAADVLVTDYSSVMVDFAHTGRPMVFWTPDGDYYREHLRAVYIDPAELPGPTVETAEDMLAAVAAATRDGQPAHDDAYRSFRERYAPPGDGKATARAVDALLEG
- a CDS encoding amidase family protein, whose protein sequence is MGDLDGPGGLDLETAGVRDVTSAMAAGRVSAVDLVHGYLARIDALDRRGPAVHAVRCLAPDAEEQAAALDGERAAGSTRGPLHGVPVLVKDNIDVAGLPTTGGALALEHSVPDRDADLVGRLRSAGAVVLGKTNLTELANFMTEGMPSGYSSLGGQVLNPYDVSRSPCGSSSGSGAAAALGLATVTVGTETDGSIICPADAQSLVGVKPTLGLVRGAGILPIATSQDCAGPMTRTVADAALVLAAMSGRDLESAPDALRGARLVLPPPPDDLHEEERALLDAALERVRGAGATVVEVAALAETDEMLVLHYEFARDVDAYLARLPEGAPMRSLAEIARWNEDHATDALKYGQKHVLAALAVDHERDRPAYLSARARDRAVAGEHGIDAVLDAQGADAVVVPSWHGSGVAARAGYPSVVVPAGYRAGNRAPYGVALLGRAGADAALLSLALALEGTLDARRPVSQVNPALLRG